AGGCCGTCCGGGTTGTAGACCGGATCGATCAGGATCACGCTTTCATCCAGCAGCAGGTCGATTTTTTCCCCTTCGGCGGCCGCGAGGTAATAGACCAGGAGCATCGATACGCTGGCGCCGCTCGGCTCGTTCCCGTGGACGGAATAGCCCAGCCAGGTGACGACCGGCATGTCGTCGATATTCACGCCCTCCGATTGTCCGGGATCACTCAGCCTGAGGTGGTTTTCGCGGATTTCATCGATATTGCCGAGATTTTCGGGCGATGTGGCCGTGAGCAGCAGCAGCGGCCGGTGCTGGTACGTCCTGGCGTACTCCTTGATTTCGAACCGGTCCGACGCCTCGGCAACCTTGTACATGTACTGCACGATGAGGGCGTGGTCGGGATGCTGTTCGCCGATTTCAAATCCGAGCACTTCGGAAGGTTTGGGGATGCCGGGGTTGTAGGAGACGTCATCCGGCAGGTAGTCCTCCAGTTCCTTGGCCCGTAGCGTAAACGAGCCGGCGAAGATGATCAGGGCCAGTACGGCAGCAGCTTTATACTTCATACGAATTGCGGTTCAGATTTTTGGGATGGTTACACCAACAAGGGAAAGGGAGTAATATCACAGATTGAGATGTAAAAATCCTCATGGATTTGAACCGCGAATTCGGGTGTCCGGTCAGCCATGCCGTGATCGCAGGCCCTTCAACAGGTTACAAATATTAAAAAGTTTAAAATTCATGCCCGGTTTTATTATACTATAAAGACAGCTGTGAAGTGGGATACAGGGTACGGCTGAGTTAGCAGCACTGCTTGAAAGAACTCGTTATAGAGCAGATTAAAGAGTATGTCCGCAACGGACAGAAAAAATGTGCGCATTACAAAATTTTTTGCGCAGTGTGACAAGACGCGGCAATGATTGTGCGACGGGTGATATCAAAGAGGCATTCAGATATAATGATCAAAGTAAGAGGGGGGCGAGCTTATGAAAAAGCAATTATTCGGAATTACGATTTTTCTGCTGCTGCCGGTATTCGCAGCCGCACAGAATGACGAATGGCAGTTTGAAAGCCGGGTGCCATCCGACGGCAGTATTTACAATACCCACGGACTGGTCTTTGACGGTGAGGATAAACTCTGGAATGCCGGTTATTATCCTGCCACCGACGAGGACGGCAATCCGGCCCGTGTCCTGCAATGCCTGGAGGTGGATATGGAGACCCCCTGTGCATTTTCGCCGGTCTACAAAATTGAGCACGGGGACTCTACCTTCCGTTTCGGAAAGATGACCGGCGCGGCCAGGGATCAAAACGGTGACATACTGGTGTCCATGAACGGGTTCATCTACAATTCCGGCACCGAAGAAAGTCCCGATTATACATTTAATACCTCCCGTTCTTTCATTGTCCGGGTAGACCATCAGACCGGCGAGGGGATGGATGTCAGGGACATAACGGTTCCGCGCTTCGGCGATAACTCCCACACGTACCAACTGGCGGTTGACGGGAATGGGTACGTCTACTATTCCGCAGTGTTCCCGGGAAAACCCATCCGGGTGCTGGATCCCGAACTGAACGAAATCGGCAAGGTGACGGATTCCCGGGATGGATTTGCCCGCGCCATCGCAGTCAATCACGACGGGACCAGGGTCTATCAGCCCACCGATAACGTGTATATTGAGATCTATGAAAGCAAGGACGGTCCGCATGGCTCGTATGAACTTGTTGATACCACCTCCATCGACGGTATGGATTCGGGCGCGATCACCATTCATCCGAAAACCGGTGTGATATATGCAACGGCATCGGGTAGCGGCTCGTCTGCGTTAACGGACATCACCCGATGGGATGCCATGGGGATCTACGGATTTGATCCGGATGCCGGTTACGATGTAGTGGATGAGCTCAAATGGCACTTCGAAGATGATGAATTTGTGCATCCGTATCGCGGCCTGGCAATCAACTCGGATGGTTCGGCCCTGGTTGCCGGATCCTTTTCCGGATTTGGGCTGCAGCGGTTTGTCCGCGGGGAGCCCGACGTGCCGGCGCCCCCGCCTCCGTCCGGACCACCACCGGTAACAGATTCAAACTGGAACTTTAAGAAGAGCATCGGCTCCGACAAGCCTTTTAACCGTTCACATGGCGTTGCCTTTGATGCGGCAGGCAATGTTTGGTCCGGACTGTACTTCCACTTTTTTGAGGATGGAGAGAACATCAACCCGGTATATTGCCTTACGCCCGAAGGTGAATTTTGTGACGGTATTGGTCCCGTATACAGTGTTGAAACCGGTGACTCCACATTCCGGTTTGGAGCAATAACAGGGGTGGAAAGGGATCACAACGGAGATATTCTTATCAGTGTCCACGGCTACCGCGAAAACGACAGCACCATCCGATGGAACAGATCCCGCGCCTTTCTGGTCCGCCTGGCTCACAGGACCGGCGAAGCAATCGGGGTTGCCGAAGTTACGCGCATGAGGGAGGATGACATAGCACACGCCACGCACCATGCGGTGGATGATGCCGGATACATATACTATTCGACGGTCTGGCCCGGCGAGCCGATTCGCGTGCTGGACAAGAATTTCAATCCGGTCGCGATAGTGAGGGACAACCGGCCGGGATTTGCGCGGGACATAGCGGTGAGCCCGGAAGGCGATCGTGTCTATCAGCCATCCCGGTATGAAAGCAAAATTGCGGAAAACGGCGATACCGTTACTGTAACCGGGCGTCTTGCGGTTTACGAAGGAAGTGTATCCGACGGATTCGAGCCTCTGGATACCCTGTCATTCATCGGTATGGATCCGGGTGCGGTTGCCGTGGATCCGCAAACCGGTGTCATATATGCCGCGGCGTCGGGTACCGCCAATGACCCGAGGGGAGATCCGGACATGTGGGAGACCAGGACCATTTACGGTATAAAGGTTCACGGCCAGGCCGACTATGAGATTGTCGATCAGGTGGCCTGGAAGAGTCAGTCATCCGGGGATCTGTATCACCTTGTCTACCGCGGACTGGATATTTCTCCGGACGGGATGAATCTGGCGATCGGCAATTTTGGCGGTCCGGACCATGCTGTGCAGCTGTTTCGGCATCGCGATGCGCCGGAACCTGTTGCCGACCCCGAACTTGCGATCCGGGCCGAATATCCGGTCATCTACAAGGACAGTCTGTTTGCCATCACTATTGTTATTGGCTCGGATGCCGCGCCGGTCCGGGATCTGCATGGTATCGGATTCCAGGTGCATCAATCCGAACCCAACCTTGAGATTGAGGATGTGATCTGGGGCGATTTTTTCCCGGGTGACGAAGAGGATCTGATTCTGTTCAAGAAGATTTCCGATGACAGCCTTTCGGTTGATTTGTCGCTTACGCGCAAAGCCAATGACGGCATCAGCGGGCATGGCGAGCTGGCCACGGTGATATATCGTGCCACCCGTGAATTCAAAGGGATCCTCACCATCAGCCTGGAAGAGGTCCTGGCACTGGATTCCGGAGGGGATAAGCTGGTCCTTTCAAACGAGCCGCTTTCGGTTGCATACTCATCACTGCTGGTCTGGCCCGGTGACACCAACAACGACGGGATTGTGGATATGCACGACATCCTGCCGGTTGGTCAGTATTATGATATGAGCGGTCCGGCGCGGGATGGATTTGATGTGAGCTGGGAGGCCAGGCCGGCGGCTTCCTGGGAAAATGTGGAGGCCACTTATGCCGATGCCATCGGCGACGGCAGTATCAACCAGAATGATATTCTGCCCGTTGGCCTGAACTTCGGAAAAACCCGTCCGGGCAAAACCGGCAAGAACGTGCTGGCCCGGGATGAGCCCGATTCCGACGGGCAAACACCTTATGTGGATGTCGGAGAAATGGTGCCCGGCGAAGTTTTGCGGGTGGAGATCAGGGCTGATGCCGATGTGATGCCGGAGTCCGGAATACTGGGGATTTCGGGTCTGATGCGGGCTTATTCCGGTGTCTTGCCGGAACCGGTCATCAAGCCCGTTTCCGGATTTGGTGAGAGCGATGAGCTGCTCATGTTCATGCATGAACTTGAAGATCACGCCGGCGTGGCCATGGCCGTATCACGAACCAGCAAGCACGGGACCACCAGTCAGGCTGGCATTGCCGAGATAGATCTGGCTGCCACCGAACATACGGCGCCGTTCCGTCTGTACTTCGAGGACTTCAAAGCCAGCTCACTTGACAGCGTTTTTGCGGCTGATTTTCTGGAAATCAGCGCATCGGTAATTACATCCTCTGAGCCGGATCAGGTTGTCACCGAATACGCTCTGGAGCAAAACTATCCGAATCCGTTCAATCCGGCTACGCAGATCCGATTTGCCCTGCCGGAGCGGGGACATGTGAACCTGATGGTTTACGACCTGCTTGGCCGGAGGGTTGCTACCCTGGTTAACGAAAACCTGTCACCCGGCTGGCACGAGGTGACCTTCGATGCCGCCCGGCTGTCCAGCGGAGTGTACATTTATCGTATTGAGGCTGATAATTATGTGGAGACCCGGCAGATGATGTTCGTGAAGTAGGGCGGATCAGCTGCCGTGCAGATACCATTGCCGGAGATCCTCCGGGAATTTTTCGATTGCATATCGCAGCATGGTTCGCGGCATGCGGAGGCGGTGCTTTTTCAGGAACTCCTCCTCTGCAGGCCGGTCCCGCTTGCCCGTTTCCCGCAGCATCCATCCCACGGCTTTATGGATCAGAACTTCGGTATCGGCAACGAGCATTTCAGCGATCTTCAGCGTATCTCCGAATTCGTTTTTCTTTATGAAATGGAACGTGGCCATTATGGCAATGCGGCGATCCCACAGGCTGTCCGATGCTGCCAGTTCATACAGCGGCTGCCGCGGCCGGTTGTAAAGATGTGCGCCCACTATGTGTTCGGCCGAGGTGTCTACCAGATCCCAGTTGTTGATGTATCGGGTGTGGTTCAGGTACATCGCATAAATCGATTCCCGGATGTGCTCCGGCGCGCCGTTGTACTTGTGAATGAGGATGATCAGTGCCAGCAGCCGCTCCTCGTGGACAGGAGAGGTGAGCAGCTCCTGTACATCGGAAAGGGAAGCGGATTTTTGATACTTCCGGGCAATCTTCCGGACAACCGGTACGCGCACCCCGATGAACCGGTCCCCCTCGCCATATTCTCCGGGACCGGTTTTGAAATAGCAGCTGAGCTGCCGGGTATCGGATTCACTGGCATGTTCCCGCAAGGCCAATTGAAGTGACTTCAGCATGGTTACGCCGCATTTGTTTGCATTTGTTTCGCCAATAATACGGCTTTGAAAACTAAGGTACTTGTAAAACCTCTCTGTTAGAAACCTTAGCTAAAAGGAAAGATCGCAGCAAACGCATAACAGGCTTGTCTGTTAAATCAATAAAGGTAGAAGCATTTCACAATCCCGCTTGATGCGTAACACTAATTGGTGGAAAGAAATGTAGAAGAAGGGGTTAAAAACTATGACTGAGACTGATATAGTTTTTCTACGCGCTTTTTCAAAGCTTTACGTTTTTCGTCAGAGAGCTGTGATTTCTGCTTTTTCATTAAACCACGGAACTCCTTAAGCTCTTTTTCAGACCAAGGCTCCGATTTGACGATGAAATCAATTCCTTTTGGTTCTTTAATCCTTCCCATGAAAAATTATTGCTTAAAATATTTGGTGATCAGCATCACGGCATTAACGGTTTCGATAAACATTCGTTGTCCGCGGAAATGCGATGCACCCAGTTTTTCCTTGTAGTGTTCACTTAATGCAGACTTGGAGTCAAAAGCAACATAACCCTCATATCCTTTTTCAAAAGAAAGCTTGCCGGATCGCAAAGAAGCGTGTTAATTAGTCTGGGATAGTTTTTCAGTTATGTACTCGTTCAGGCTTTTCCCCTCCCTTTTTGCCCGAACATAGACACTGCGATGAACCTCAGTTGGAAGACGAAGCATCAGGCGCCCCGTAAACGGTTTGTCCGGATCCTCACCCCGCTGCTGGCAGAAATCCAGATAGTCATCAACAGAATCGTGAAAAGCCTGTTGCAGTTCGTCAACACTTTTCCCTTGAAACGTAATCACATCGCGTAAATCCACGACTTCTCCATGAAAAAGACCAGCTTCTTCGTCAAACGCTACGTTTCCGTGATATCCTTTATACCTTAACATTATGCCTGTTTTTAGGGTGGTATTACTCCGGCTTCTTTTAAAAATCGTCGAACTGATTTCAGTGCACCTTTATCTGTTTCCTTCTGTGGGCGCGGACTATTTAAATTACGCAGATAAACCGAATAAAGTTGCTTTGTCTGTCCGGGTTGAAGTTTCGTCCAGCGGGCTTCTTCCGGCTGACCCGTCGGGTAGATCACAAAATGGACAGTGCCTTCGTCTTCTATGTCAATAATATAGAAGCGATAACCGGACAGTATCGTCATTTGCCACGGCCAGAGCGGCCCGGACCGGTTATGGCGGGTGTCAAAATCCCCCTCTCCCCCAACTAGCCTTAACGGCGCATTGCCTGCCGCTTCCGGAAGCTCCGGCATTTCTTCATTGTCAAAGATCTGAATAGTAACGGAAACGTCAGGTACCGGCACATGCTGCTTGAAATGGAATGCTCCATCGACACTGTCAGCTGCAACCGTGACAGAGTGGCCGGGCATATCGAGCCGAACCGACTCAAGATCGTTGAACAGTCTGACTGCCCGTCTTGCACAAATACTGGCCCATCGCCAGTCATGGATAATATCCGGTACTATCAATGGATCATGGCGGGTTTCCAGGGGGTTTTCCGGTTTGCCGGTCCACCGCAGAACCAGGGTTGTTCCGTCAAGTGCTGCCTCGAGGTTTTTCGGCCGTGAGATGGCATGAATCACGTCGGGCAGCAAATCCAGATCACCGGGTTCCGGGAGGCTGCTCAGGCCGGTGCCGCTGTAATTGATGCGGAGGCGGTCGGTGGGACGATCTGTTTCCGGATCGGGCGAGGACATAGCAGCCAGTTCCGCTGCATTGCGGCGAATTCGAAGTTTCAGACTGTCGGTATCATGGCGCCGCGTGAGGCGGGATGCCTGACCGGCAATCGCTCTGATGCGCTGCAGGCTGTGAATGTTTGGCTCTGTGAAGGAAGAATCAAAAATCACATCCAGGTGAAGGACGGATTTCTCATGCTTGAAATTGATCCGATGGTTTCCGTCCGGAAGCTGCCGTTCCACATGTACCAGGGCGTCTTCCAAAGGGACCCGGTCGATTCTGTCCCTGAGTATTTCACTGGCTGCCAGCCCAATGAGACCGGCTGCCACCGCTACAAGAAGGCGGATCAGGATGACGCTGCGTTTTCCGGGAATCCAGCTTTCACCTTCCGACCTGTATAGTATTGCGAAAAGAGCGGCGGGGATCCAGAAGAAAAAGGTTTTCAAAATCCTGATTGTAAGCCCCATCTCCATCCCATAACTGCCGGCCGTGATGCGAAACCAGAATATCCCGGTCAGCACTACGCCCGCAATCCCGATAATCCAGCAGCTCAGGGCATGATGAGGATCTGTGGAGGTTTTGTCGGCGACAATCAGGTGCAGGGGAATCAGAATCAGCACAGCAATCAGAATTCCGTCAAGAACAGGCGTACGCATCGTCCCGGGATCCGGCAGCGTGAACAGGAGCAGGAGCGCAAGGAAAAGCAGGCCGGGGCGGAGGTATTTTTTCATGAGAAGGCTTTACTCATATCCAAAAAAACAGATCTCACAGATTATGATTCCGGAAATAGCTATGATGATTTGAAGCCAAAACTAATTTACGATCATTTTCGATCAGGTCAATCGCTTGTTGCTTAAGCTTTTGATAAACATCGTCGGGAATTCCTTTAATAGTGATATTCGTGGGCATAATGAACTGGTTAAACCGTGGTTCCATTATGAGACCAAAAAGGTTCCGGATTTACTGCAAAAAATCTGCACTATAACGGCCTTGCGCTTGATTCCCGGTTTACCTTAATCGTACCGGCAAAATTCACAAGAATTGTGATGGCAGGGTGATTATTTTAGTAACATTACTTTGAAAACTTTTCCCCGGCATTTTAAAAATATCCCATGGAGCTATTTGTCATCCTCTTGATAGTAGTGATTATTATTGGTGCTTTTTTAGGTGGAAGAAACTTAGGTGATACAGTCAGAAAAGGATGCGGGTGTCTGGTACTAATTTTAATTGTTATTGCTTTGTTATTGCTTTCAAACGCATAAATATCATGCGGTGAATTCTTGCAAAAAAAAAGCCTTGCAAGTCAGTAGCTTACAAGGCTTTTTGTGCCGAAGGCGGGACTCGAACCCGCACGGGATTGCTCCCACACGCCCCTGAAACGTGCGCGTCTACCAATTCCGCCACTTCGGCATCGTTTTTCAGTAGATTTTAAATATAAGGAGTCTTTTTGAAATTTCAATAATACAAATGCGGACGGATGCCGAATTTTCAAACGACCGGCGGATGCGTTGCCGCCAGCCCCGGCTGCGCAGTACCGGAATGTCCTTTTGCGTCAACGGTTCCGCTGGTCCCCGTCTGCCTGTGGTCATAAATATGTCTCATCATGCGGATGTAGTTCTCTTCCAGCGGGATACCGCGCCGGGCCATCATGATCTCCGCCGTCACCATCGCTTTCTCGAATTCGTAGGGTTCGGTTGCTTCGGGACTCACCCAGCTGAAGGAGGGGATGTGTTTCGGAGGGAAGCCATAGGTGAAAATATTGCAGAATACCCCGCACAGGGTTCCGGCGGATAACGTCGTGTTGATCGCGGTC
This DNA window, taken from Natronogracilivirga saccharolytica, encodes the following:
- a CDS encoding DNA alkylation repair protein; this translates as MLKSLQLALREHASESDTRQLSCYFKTGPGEYGEGDRFIGVRVPVVRKIARKYQKSASLSDVQELLTSPVHEERLLALIILIHKYNGAPEHIRESIYAMYLNHTRYINNWDLVDTSAEHIVGAHLYNRPRQPLYELAASDSLWDRRIAIMATFHFIKKNEFGDTLKIAEMLVADTEVLIHKAVGWMLRETGKRDRPAEEEFLKKHRLRMPRTMLRYAIEKFPEDLRQWYLHGS
- a CDS encoding T9SS type A sorting domain-containing protein, producing MKKQLFGITIFLLLPVFAAAQNDEWQFESRVPSDGSIYNTHGLVFDGEDKLWNAGYYPATDEDGNPARVLQCLEVDMETPCAFSPVYKIEHGDSTFRFGKMTGAARDQNGDILVSMNGFIYNSGTEESPDYTFNTSRSFIVRVDHQTGEGMDVRDITVPRFGDNSHTYQLAVDGNGYVYYSAVFPGKPIRVLDPELNEIGKVTDSRDGFARAIAVNHDGTRVYQPTDNVYIEIYESKDGPHGSYELVDTTSIDGMDSGAITIHPKTGVIYATASGSGSSALTDITRWDAMGIYGFDPDAGYDVVDELKWHFEDDEFVHPYRGLAINSDGSALVAGSFSGFGLQRFVRGEPDVPAPPPPSGPPPVTDSNWNFKKSIGSDKPFNRSHGVAFDAAGNVWSGLYFHFFEDGENINPVYCLTPEGEFCDGIGPVYSVETGDSTFRFGAITGVERDHNGDILISVHGYRENDSTIRWNRSRAFLVRLAHRTGEAIGVAEVTRMREDDIAHATHHAVDDAGYIYYSTVWPGEPIRVLDKNFNPVAIVRDNRPGFARDIAVSPEGDRVYQPSRYESKIAENGDTVTVTGRLAVYEGSVSDGFEPLDTLSFIGMDPGAVAVDPQTGVIYAAASGTANDPRGDPDMWETRTIYGIKVHGQADYEIVDQVAWKSQSSGDLYHLVYRGLDISPDGMNLAIGNFGGPDHAVQLFRHRDAPEPVADPELAIRAEYPVIYKDSLFAITIVIGSDAAPVRDLHGIGFQVHQSEPNLEIEDVIWGDFFPGDEEDLILFKKISDDSLSVDLSLTRKANDGISGHGELATVIYRATREFKGILTISLEEVLALDSGGDKLVLSNEPLSVAYSSLLVWPGDTNNDGIVDMHDILPVGQYYDMSGPARDGFDVSWEARPAASWENVEATYADAIGDGSINQNDILPVGLNFGKTRPGKTGKNVLARDEPDSDGQTPYVDVGEMVPGEVLRVEIRADADVMPESGILGISGLMRAYSGVLPEPVIKPVSGFGESDELLMFMHELEDHAGVAMAVSRTSKHGTTSQAGIAEIDLAATEHTAPFRLYFEDFKASSLDSVFAADFLEISASVITSSEPDQVVTEYALEQNYPNPFNPATQIRFALPERGHVNLMVYDLLGRRVATLVNENLSPGWHEVTFDAARLSSGVYIYRIEADNYVETRQMMFVK
- a CDS encoding type II toxin-antitoxin system HicB family antitoxin — protein: MLRYKGYHGNVAFDEEAGLFHGEVVDLRDVITFQGKSVDELQQAFHDSVDDYLDFCQQRGEDPDKPFTGRLMLRLPTEVHRSVYVRAKREGKSLNEYITEKLSQTN